The genomic region GGAGGATTCGCAGTGAGGGTCTGCCACCTGGTGATGCTGCGGCACGGGCAGACCGAGTACAACGCGGGCAGCCGCATGCAGGGTCAGCTCGACACCGAACTGTCCGACCTGGGGCGCGCCCAGGCGGTATCGGCTGCCGAGGTGCTGGCCAAGCGCCAGCCGCTGCTGATCGTCTCGTCGGACCTGCGCCGCGCACTGGACACGGCGACCACACTCGGGGAACGGGCCGGCGTACCGGTCACGGCCGACACCCGGCTGCGTGAGACACACCTCGGCGACTGGCAGGGCATGACGCACCACGAGGTGGATGCGATCGCTCCCGGTGCCAGGCTGGCGTGGCGCGACGATGCCCGGTGGGCACCGCACGGCGGCGAGAGTCGGGTCGACGTCGCGCGCCGCAGCCTACCGCTCGTCGAGGAACTCGTTGCCGGGCATCGGGAGTGGGGTGTCGATGAGCCCGACCGGCCCGTAGTGCTGGTGGCGCACGGTGGATTGATCGCGGCGCTCACCGGCGCAGTCCTCGGTATCCCGGTGGACAACTGGCCCGTGTTCGGCGGGATGGGCAACGCGAGCTGGGTGCAGCTGTCGGGGCACGGCGAACCCGACGCCGCGTTCGGTGACATCCGCTGGCGCCTCGACGTGTGGAACGCCTCGGCGCAGGTGGCCAACGATGTCCTCTGAGGAGTCGTCGGGCACGCCGCGCAGGACACTGCTGGTCTTCTGCGATTCGCTGTCCTATTACGGACCCACCGGCGGGCTGCCGTCGGATGACCCCCGGATCTGGCCCAACATCGTTGCCAG from Mycolicibacterium sp. YH-1 harbors:
- the gpgP gene encoding glucosyl-3-phosphoglycerate phosphatase: MRVCHLVMLRHGQTEYNAGSRMQGQLDTELSDLGRAQAVSAAEVLAKRQPLLIVSSDLRRALDTATTLGERAGVPVTADTRLRETHLGDWQGMTHHEVDAIAPGARLAWRDDARWAPHGGESRVDVARRSLPLVEELVAGHREWGVDEPDRPVVLVAHGGLIAALTGAVLGIPVDNWPVFGGMGNASWVQLSGHGEPDAAFGDIRWRLDVWNASAQVANDVL